A window of Desulfovibrio desulfuricans DSM 642 contains these coding sequences:
- a CDS encoding metal ABC transporter permease has protein sequence MPDLSPIYALISMIPLDCLQMRFMQQALLGVLLLAPMASVLGVEVINFRMAFFSDAIGHSAFAGVALGLILAVPPRLAMPLFGILVGLGIMAVRRKSDLSSDTVIGIVFSAVVAFGLAVVSRAEGVGRDMQRFLYGDILTITDGEIGFLALLFIALLLFQTVGYNRLMYIALNPVMARVHGVRVAMWQYAFAGLLALVVMFSVWAVGVLLVTAMLIVPAATARNFARSAGGMFWWALLVGTSSAFAGLTLSAQEWLATASGATIILVACCWFAVSLFAAQATGRRRS, from the coding sequence GTGCCTGATCTCAGCCCAATATATGCGCTTATTTCCATGATTCCGCTCGATTGCCTGCAAATGCGTTTCATGCAGCAGGCCTTGCTCGGAGTGCTGCTGCTGGCCCCTATGGCCTCTGTACTCGGGGTGGAAGTTATCAATTTTCGCATGGCCTTTTTTTCAGACGCCATCGGGCACTCGGCCTTTGCCGGGGTTGCGCTGGGGTTGATACTGGCTGTGCCGCCGCGTCTTGCCATGCCCCTGTTTGGCATACTGGTGGGGCTTGGCATCATGGCTGTGCGGCGCAAGAGCGACCTTTCGTCCGACACAGTCATCGGCATTGTTTTTTCTGCCGTGGTGGCCTTTGGCCTTGCCGTGGTGAGCCGTGCCGAGGGCGTAGGTAGGGACATGCAGCGCTTTTTGTACGGCGATATCCTTACCATCACCGATGGTGAAATTGGCTTTCTGGCCCTGCTCTTTATTGCCCTGCTTCTGTTTCAGACCGTGGGCTACAACAGGCTGATGTATATTGCCCTGAATCCGGTTATGGCGCGGGTTCACGGTGTACGCGTGGCAATGTGGCAGTATGCTTTTGCCGGGCTGCTGGCACTGGTGGTGATGTTTTCTGTATGGGCGGTGGGCGTGCTGCTGGTGACGGCCATGCTCATTGTGCCCGCCGCCACGGCCCGCAATTTTGCCCGTTCTGCCGGGGGCATGTTCTGGTGGGCGCTTTTGGTGGGCACATCATCCGCCTTCGCAGGGCTGACCCTTTCCGCTCAGGAATGGCTGGCTACGGCCAGCGGGGCCACCATTATTCTTGTGGCCTGCTGCTGGTTTGCGGTGAGCCTCTTTGCCGCTCAGGCCACGGGCCGCAGACGCTCCTGA
- the tpx gene encoding thiol peroxidase, which yields MDTVTFKGNAMHLEGTQPAVGGKAPDFTLTANDMSPRSLKDYAGKVLVLVCVPSLDTPVCDMEVRRFNTEAAALSDKVRIVAVSRDLPFAQARWCGAAGVTAVEALSDYRAGAFGKAYGILIKELDLLARTVFVVAPDGTLAYSQLVGEVTHEPDYAAALEAVKKLA from the coding sequence ATGGATACAGTTACGTTCAAAGGCAATGCCATGCATCTTGAAGGCACCCAGCCCGCCGTTGGCGGCAAGGCTCCCGACTTCACGCTGACCGCCAACGATATGAGCCCCCGCAGCCTGAAAGACTACGCTGGCAAGGTGCTTGTGCTTGTATGCGTTCCCTCGCTGGATACTCCCGTATGCGATATGGAAGTTCGCCGCTTCAATACCGAAGCCGCCGCCCTGTCCGACAAGGTGCGTATTGTGGCCGTGAGCCGAGATCTGCCCTTTGCGCAGGCCCGTTGGTGCGGAGCTGCTGGCGTAACCGCTGTTGAAGCCCTCTCCGACTACCGCGCTGGCGCCTTTGGCAAGGCCTATGGCATCCTGATCAAGGAGCTGGATCTGCTGGCCCGCACGGTCTTTGTGGTCGCCCCCGACGGCACCCTGGCTTACAGCCAGCTTGTGGGCGAAGTTACCCACGAGCCTGACTACGCCGCCGCTCTGGAAGCGGTCAAAAAGCTGGCCTAG
- the hslU gene encoding ATP-dependent protease ATPase subunit HslU, with product MSTLTPRGIVAELDKFVVGQEQAKRMVAVAVRNRWRRQHLSAELRDEVSPKNIIMMGPTGVGKTEIARRLAKLSGAPFVKVEATKFTEVGYVGRDVESMVRDLMEIGINLVRDEENARVRKAAEAAAESRLMDLLLPSSFGSEERASTREKLLQQFRLGFLDDREVEVDVTEQGGGSVDLFAIPGMEQMGGQVKDMFSKAFPPKHSRRKMKVRNAFSVLVQEESGRLVDQEALVDKARERVEQTGIIFIDEIDKIASSSQNRTSDISREGVQRDLLPIVEGSSVNTKYGMIRTDHILFIAAGAFHFSKPSDMIPELQGRFPLRVELQPLGKEEFLRILKEPDNALTKQYEALLGTEQIRLSFTDDGLEEIAAFAEDTNSRTENIGARRLYTIMEKILADISFDAPEMPGAQVVVNKAYVEEHLQDVRDDQDLSQYIL from the coding sequence ATGAGTACTTTGACACCTCGCGGCATTGTTGCCGAGCTTGATAAATTTGTGGTGGGACAGGAACAGGCCAAGCGCATGGTTGCCGTGGCGGTGCGCAACCGCTGGCGGAGGCAGCATCTTTCGGCGGAGTTGCGCGATGAAGTTTCGCCCAAGAATATCATCATGATGGGCCCCACGGGCGTGGGCAAAACGGAAATTGCCCGGCGGCTGGCCAAGCTCTCAGGCGCGCCCTTTGTAAAGGTTGAAGCCACCAAGTTTACCGAAGTGGGCTATGTGGGGCGAGATGTGGAATCCATGGTGCGCGACCTCATGGAAATCGGCATAAACCTTGTGCGCGATGAGGAAAATGCCCGTGTGCGCAAGGCTGCCGAGGCAGCTGCGGAATCGCGCCTTATGGATTTGCTGTTGCCCAGCTCCTTTGGGTCGGAAGAGCGCGCCTCCACGCGCGAAAAGCTCTTGCAGCAGTTCCGCCTTGGCTTTCTGGACGACCGTGAAGTGGAAGTGGATGTGACCGAGCAGGGAGGCGGCAGCGTTGACCTGTTTGCCATCCCCGGCATGGAGCAGATGGGCGGGCAGGTTAAGGACATGTTCAGCAAGGCCTTTCCGCCCAAGCACAGCCGCCGCAAAATGAAGGTGCGCAACGCTTTTTCCGTGCTGGTGCAGGAAGAATCAGGCAGGCTTGTGGATCAGGAGGCTCTGGTGGACAAGGCCCGCGAAAGGGTAGAGCAGACGGGCATCATCTTTATTGACGAAATCGACAAGATCGCCAGTTCCTCGCAAAACCGCACGTCAGACATTTCGCGCGAGGGCGTGCAGCGCGACCTGCTGCCCATTGTGGAAGGCAGCTCGGTCAACACCAAGTATGGCATGATCCGCACGGATCATATCCTGTTTATCGCGGCGGGGGCTTTCCATTTCAGCAAGCCATCGGACATGATCCCCGAATTGCAGGGGCGTTTTCCCTTGCGGGTTGAATTGCAGCCTCTTGGCAAGGAAGAGTTTTTGCGCATCCTCAAGGAGCCGGACAACGCCCTGACCAAGCAGTATGAAGCATTGCTGGGCACGGAGCAGATTCGCCTGAGCTTTACGGATGACGGGCTGGAAGAAATCGCGGCCTTTGCGGAAGACACCAATTCCCGCACGGAAAATATCGGCGCGAGGCGGCTCTATACCATCATGGAAAAGATCCTGGCTGACATATCCTTTGACGCGCCTGAAATGCCCGGCGCGCAGGTGGTGGTCAACAAGGCCTATGTGGAAGAGCACTTGCAGGATGTGCGCGACGATCAGGATTTGAGCCAGTATATTCTGTAG
- a CDS encoding acyl-CoA dehydratase activase produces the protein MYVAGIDVGSVAAKAVVLELLPNGGSQIAGRAVLPTGWNTAEAGEFALNNACEAAAMARNDLRHVTATGYGRIALPFADKTVTEISCHARGAAHLFPRAGLVLDIGGQDSKVISLDIPRESEAANLDAGSLDAAGGAASLGALKSAGKPGAVRDFLMNDKCAAGTGRFLQVLSGILNMPLDELGKAAATGKPVAISSMCAVFAETEIVGLLARSTPPQDIAAGVFRAIARRMCALARRIPMQGECVFTGGLATSPAFAAILSDELGLPVQVPHDPQTVGALGAALIAADLCAKKDRALNTQQ, from the coding sequence ATGTATGTAGCTGGAATTGATGTGGGTTCTGTGGCTGCAAAGGCCGTTGTGCTTGAGCTGCTGCCCAACGGCGGCTCGCAGATTGCCGGGCGGGCAGTGCTGCCCACAGGCTGGAATACCGCCGAGGCGGGCGAATTTGCGCTCAACAATGCCTGCGAGGCTGCCGCAATGGCGCGCAACGATCTGAGGCATGTCACTGCCACGGGCTACGGGCGCATTGCCCTGCCTTTTGCCGACAAAACGGTTACGGAGATCAGTTGTCATGCGCGGGGCGCTGCACATCTTTTCCCCCGCGCCGGGCTTGTGCTCGATATCGGCGGGCAGGACAGCAAGGTAATAAGCCTGGATATCCCGCGTGAATCGGAAGCGGCCAATCTGGATGCGGGCAGTCTGGATGCAGCTGGCGGCGCGGCCAGTTTGGGCGCGCTCAAATCCGCGGGCAAACCGGGCGCAGTGCGCGATTTTTTGATGAACGACAAGTGCGCGGCAGGCACCGGACGTTTTTTGCAGGTGCTCTCGGGTATTTTGAACATGCCGTTGGACGAACTGGGCAAGGCAGCCGCTACTGGCAAGCCTGTGGCCATCTCAAGCATGTGCGCCGTGTTTGCAGAAACGGAAATTGTGGGCCTGCTGGCCCGCAGTACGCCGCCGCAAGATATAGCAGCAGGGGTGTTCCGCGCCATTGCCCGCAGAATGTGCGCCCTTGCCCGGCGCATCCCCATGCAGGGGGAATGCGTATTTACCGGCGGTCTGGCAACCAGCCCCGCCTTTGCCGCCATACTTTCAGACGAACTCGGCCTGCCCGTTCAGGTGCCGCACGACCCGCAGACTGTGGGTGCGCTCGGGGCGGCCCTGATTGCCGCAGATTTGTGCGCGAAAAAAGACCGCGCTCTCAATACACAGCAATAA
- a CDS encoding double-cubane-cluster-containing anaerobic reductase gives MKCASFDRIITAFEKNALAVQEAKREGKKVVGQYCLYSPSEIAVAAGAIPVSLCGTRNDSIPAAEEMLPRALCPLIKSSFGFALKDSCPYLSAADVVVADTTCDGKKKMYELLAAYKPVFLLQLPQVQNDDALAYWRHQFELLIAYLEKEFGVSITEQKLRDAIKLMNRERMALKAVMDLAKRKPSPITGMELLEIGFKTSFFPDKEKGISMMLELADELGKMADAGQTGVAASAPRILLTGVPVGMGSHKVVRLIEECGGSVVCLDNCSGYKKTRVMMDEQGDPLTEMARRYLDVPCAVMSPNPRRYEAIKELAADFAVDAVVDQTWQGCQTYAVESSSLKKFVQDSLQLPFLQIETDYSETDTEQLKVRVEAFIEML, from the coding sequence ATGAAGTGTGCCAGCTTTGACCGCATTATTACCGCTTTTGAAAAAAACGCTCTGGCAGTGCAGGAGGCCAAGAGGGAAGGTAAAAAAGTTGTGGGCCAGTACTGCCTGTACAGCCCTTCTGAAATAGCGGTGGCCGCAGGGGCCATTCCGGTTTCCTTGTGCGGCACCCGCAACGATTCCATCCCCGCGGCAGAAGAAATGCTGCCCCGCGCCCTTTGTCCGCTCATCAAGAGCAGCTTCGGCTTTGCGCTTAAAGACAGTTGCCCCTACCTGAGCGCGGCAGATGTGGTTGTGGCCGACACCACCTGTGACGGCAAAAAGAAAATGTACGAGCTGCTTGCAGCCTACAAACCCGTTTTTCTGCTGCAACTGCCCCAGGTGCAGAATGATGACGCCCTTGCATACTGGCGGCATCAGTTTGAGCTGCTCATCGCCTATCTGGAAAAAGAATTTGGCGTATCCATCACAGAGCAGAAACTGCGCGACGCCATCAAGCTCATGAACCGTGAGCGCATGGCCCTCAAGGCCGTTATGGATCTGGCAAAGCGCAAACCCTCGCCCATCACGGGCATGGAGCTGCTGGAAATCGGGTTCAAAACGTCCTTCTTCCCTGATAAGGAAAAAGGCATCTCCATGATGCTGGAGCTTGCGGACGAACTTGGCAAAATGGCCGATGCGGGGCAGACAGGCGTTGCCGCAAGCGCGCCGCGCATACTGCTGACGGGCGTTCCTGTGGGCATGGGGTCGCACAAGGTTGTGCGCCTGATTGAAGAATGCGGCGGCAGCGTGGTCTGCCTTGATAACTGCTCCGGCTACAAGAAAACCCGCGTGATGATGGACGAGCAGGGCGACCCGCTGACCGAGATGGCCCGCCGTTATCTGGATGTGCCCTGTGCCGTCATGTCGCCCAATCCGCGCCGCTACGAGGCCATCAAGGAACTGGCGGCAGATTTCGCGGTGGATGCTGTGGTTGACCAGACCTGGCAGGGCTGCCAGACCTATGCGGTGGAATCGTCCTCTCTCAAGAAATTTGTTCAGGATTCCTTGCAGTTGCCCTTCCTGCAAATCGAAACAGACTACTCTGAAACGGATACGGAGCAGCTCAAGGTTCGCGTAGAGGCGTTTATCGAAATGCTGTAA